A region of Faecalibacterium taiwanense DNA encodes the following proteins:
- a CDS encoding EAL domain-containing protein has protein sequence MKKYLKAVVSGLCAAALALGCVGCGSSARKVMAYEALMRSDMEALRSPATIMKLAQEQGALYEIERLTFFKSLETFAHPRSMQIIAEGVETAAELRKVIELGADALQGYFLAKPAAVPAKMAPAARKVIAEYSSASDSG, from the coding sequence ATGAAAAAATATCTCAAAGCGGTCGTGTCCGGGCTGTGCGCCGCGGCGCTGGCCCTTGGCTGCGTGGGCTGCGGCAGCAGCGCCCGCAAGGTGATGGCCTACGAAGCCCTGATGCGCTCCGATATGGAAGCGCTGCGCTCACCCGCTACCATCATGAAGCTGGCGCAGGAGCAGGGCGCACTGTATGAAATCGAGCGGCTGACCTTCTTCAAATCGCTGGAGACCTTCGCCCACCCGCGCAGCATGCAGATCATTGCCGAGGGCGTGGAGACCGCCGCCGAGCTGCGCAAGGTCATCGAGCTGGGCGCGGATGCGCTGCAGGGCTACTTCCTTGCAAAACCTGCCGCCGTACCGGCCAAAATGGCACCTGCCGCCCGCAAGGTCATTGCCGAGTACAGCTCTGCATCCGACAGCGGCTGA
- a CDS encoding DUF4349 domain-containing protein, whose product MRWYEYKMETDDLYAPDDLKAKLLAMTDQLTEEEKAQPMMKTAAPVPAQSAPVQPKKKLIRFPAKRVGALAACLAVCVVGYGAFATGQIGLGAKSSSPAVYYSADSTAAAMAAGGADRAAVDSPMAADYSLNTMALESGADNGTAVYSEDDAAAAAHSTDHAKIIYTANLSLESKDYDAARAALDAALAEAGGYLESSSEYSDAGDSRSVSLTYRVPQQNYENFLAAVAEAGNVTYKNQQADDVTAQYMDVETRLENLKNQRTRLQQLQQQADNLSDLLEIESSLTDVQSQIESWQSQMDWYNDQVEECTVYVSLSEVSTYSPPSEGFGSRFVSALSAGWQNFVGGLQQVIVALAGAWPVVVIAAAACAGFVVWKKKKK is encoded by the coding sequence ATGAGGTGGTATGAGTACAAGATGGAGACGGACGACCTCTACGCCCCGGACGATCTGAAGGCAAAGCTGCTGGCCATGACCGACCAGTTGACCGAAGAAGAAAAGGCCCAGCCCATGATGAAAACCGCCGCACCGGTACCGGCTCAGTCCGCCCCGGTGCAGCCGAAGAAGAAACTGATCCGCTTCCCCGCAAAGCGGGTGGGCGCACTGGCGGCCTGCCTTGCTGTGTGCGTGGTAGGCTATGGTGCTTTTGCCACCGGACAAATCGGCCTTGGCGCAAAGAGCAGCAGCCCGGCGGTCTATTATTCTGCGGACAGCACTGCGGCGGCGATGGCGGCAGGCGGCGCGGACCGCGCCGCTGTGGACAGCCCCATGGCAGCCGATTACAGTCTGAACACCATGGCGCTGGAAAGCGGCGCAGACAACGGCACCGCTGTTTATTCGGAGGACGACGCGGCAGCAGCGGCCCATAGCACCGACCACGCAAAGATCATCTACACCGCGAACCTCAGCCTGGAAAGCAAGGACTACGACGCAGCCCGCGCCGCGCTGGATGCTGCCCTTGCTGAAGCGGGCGGCTATCTGGAATCCAGCAGTGAATACTCGGATGCCGGTGACAGCCGCAGTGTCAGCCTGACCTACCGGGTGCCGCAGCAGAACTACGAGAACTTTCTTGCCGCCGTGGCCGAAGCAGGCAACGTGACCTACAAAAACCAGCAGGCCGACGACGTGACCGCCCAGTACATGGACGTGGAGACCCGGCTTGAGAATCTCAAGAACCAGCGAACCCGCCTGCAGCAGCTGCAGCAGCAGGCCGACAACCTCTCCGACCTGCTTGAGATCGAGTCCAGCCTGACGGATGTGCAGAGCCAGATCGAGAGCTGGCAGAGCCAGATGGACTGGTACAACGATCAGGTGGAAGAGTGCACCGTGTACGTGAGCCTGAGCGAGGTGAGCACCTACTCGCCGCCCAGCGAGGGCTTCGGCAGCCGCTTTGTCAGCGCCCTTTCCGCTGGCTGGCAGAACTTTGTGGGTGGCCTGCAGCAGGTCATCGTTGCCCTTGCCGGTGCATGGCCGGTGGTGGTGATCGCAGCCGCCGCCTGCGCAGGGTTCGTGGTTTGGAAAAAGAAGAAAAAATAA
- a CDS encoding RNA polymerase sigma factor gives MGQLTRNEVFTLAVQKYSDAVYRAAIHNSRCTADAEDVVQDVYEKLLHYNGTFESEEHLKAWLLRVAINRCRDLTRAAHQKDTELDENLPAPDAFEDGSVLDAVRALPENYRNAIYLHYYEGYTAAEIGRMMGAPSNTVLSWLRRARAQLHTMLKEEIEDEVV, from the coding sequence ATGGGACAGCTGACCAGAAACGAAGTATTTACGCTGGCAGTGCAGAAATACAGCGATGCTGTTTACCGCGCTGCCATACACAACAGCCGATGCACAGCCGATGCCGAGGACGTGGTGCAGGATGTCTACGAGAAGCTCCTGCATTATAATGGTACGTTTGAGAGTGAGGAGCACCTCAAGGCGTGGCTGCTGCGGGTGGCCATCAACCGCTGCCGGGACCTGACCCGCGCAGCCCATCAGAAGGACACCGAGCTGGACGAGAACCTGCCCGCGCCCGATGCGTTTGAGGACGGCAGTGTGCTGGACGCAGTGCGCGCCCTGCCGGAAAACTACCGCAATGCCATCTATCTGCATTACTACGAGGGGTACACGGCGGCGGAAATCGGCCGGATGATGGGCGCACCGTCCAACACGGTGCTGAGCTGGCTGCGGCGTGCCCGGGCGCAGTTACATACGATGCTGAAGGAGGAGATCGAAGATGAGGTGGTATGA
- a CDS encoding biotin transporter BioY: MKNKKLTTYQMAVTALMAAALCVLGPLSVPIGAIPISLSNFVICLTAWLLGPKFGTLSVAVYLLIGLVGVPVFSGYGAGIAKLAGPTGGYLVGYLLLAFIGGLFIEKSKGQPVIAGIGLVLGDAACYVLGTAWFVFQMQCELGYALSVCVYPFIALDLAKIVVSCIVGALLRKRLVQAGVLKLKEA, encoded by the coding sequence ATGAAAAACAAAAAACTGACCACCTATCAGATGGCTGTCACTGCGCTGATGGCCGCCGCGCTGTGCGTGCTTGGCCCGCTGAGCGTGCCCATCGGAGCCATTCCCATTTCGCTGTCAAACTTTGTCATCTGCCTGACCGCATGGCTGCTGGGGCCCAAGTTCGGCACCCTGAGCGTGGCGGTGTACCTTCTCATCGGCCTTGTGGGCGTGCCGGTGTTCTCCGGCTACGGCGCGGGCATTGCCAAGCTGGCAGGCCCCACCGGCGGCTATCTGGTGGGCTACCTGCTGCTGGCCTTCATCGGCGGTCTGTTCATCGAAAAGAGCAAGGGCCAGCCGGTGATTGCCGGCATCGGCCTTGTGCTGGGCGATGCCGCCTGCTACGTGCTGGGCACCGCATGGTTCGTGTTCCAGATGCAGTGCGAGCTGGGCTATGCGCTTTCTGTGTGCGTGTACCCGTTCATTGCGCTGGACCTCGCCAAGATCGTGGTGAGCTGCATCGTGGGTGCACTGCTGCGCAAGCGTCTGGTACAGGCTGGCGTGCTGAAGCTGAAGGAAGCCTAA
- the argF gene encoding ornithine carbamoyltransferase, with protein MSLKNRSFLKLLDYTPAEIEELLDLAADLKAKKKAGIRHNDQLAGKNIALIFEKTSTRTRCSFEVAAHDLGMEVTYLDPSGSQIGKKESIADTARVLGRMFDGIEYRGYGQQIVEDLAHYAGVPVWNGLTNEFHPTQILADFLTIREHFGHLKGINFVYFGDARYNMGNSLMVGCAKMGLNFTACAPKKYQPDAALVAECQKIAAETGATLTFEEDPAKAAKGADVLYTDVWVSMGEPVEVWAERINDLAAYQINQQLMDIAGLHAVFMHCLPAFHDHKTTVGKEMGERFGRDAMEVTDEVFEGPQSIVFDEAENRMHTIKAVMAATLGYVK; from the coding sequence ATGAGTCTGAAGAACCGCAGCTTTTTGAAGCTATTGGACTACACCCCTGCCGAGATCGAAGAACTGCTGGACCTTGCCGCAGACCTGAAGGCAAAAAAGAAGGCCGGCATCCGCCACAATGACCAGCTGGCAGGCAAGAACATCGCCCTGATCTTTGAAAAGACCTCCACCCGCACCCGTTGCAGCTTCGAGGTCGCTGCCCACGATCTGGGCATGGAAGTGACCTACCTTGACCCGTCCGGCAGCCAGATCGGCAAGAAGGAGTCCATCGCCGACACTGCCCGTGTGCTGGGCCGCATGTTCGATGGCATCGAGTACCGCGGCTATGGCCAGCAGATCGTGGAAGACCTTGCCCACTACGCCGGTGTGCCGGTGTGGAACGGCCTGACCAACGAGTTCCATCCCACCCAGATCCTGGCCGACTTCCTCACCATCCGGGAGCACTTTGGTCACCTGAAGGGCATCAACTTCGTTTACTTCGGCGATGCCCGCTACAACATGGGCAACAGCCTGATGGTGGGCTGCGCCAAGATGGGCCTGAACTTCACCGCCTGTGCACCCAAGAAGTACCAGCCGGACGCTGCCCTCGTGGCCGAGTGCCAGAAGATCGCTGCCGAGACCGGTGCCACCCTCACCTTTGAGGAGGACCCCGCCAAGGCCGCCAAGGGTGCCGACGTGCTGTACACCGATGTGTGGGTGTCCATGGGTGAGCCGGTGGAGGTGTGGGCTGAGCGCATCAACGACCTTGCCGCCTACCAGATCAACCAGCAGCTGATGGACATTGCAGGCCTGCACGCTGTGTTCATGCACTGCCTGCCCGCCTTCCACGACCACAAGACCACCGTGGGCAAGGAGATGGGCGAGCGCTTTGGCCGCGATGCCATGGAAGTGACCGATGAAGTGTTTGAAGGCCCCCAGAGCATCGTGTTCGACGAAGCCGAGAACCGGATGCACACCATCAAGGCCGTGATGGCTGCGACCCTTGGCTATGTAAAATAA
- a CDS encoding dCMP deaminase family protein: MKRTDYINWDEYFMGIALLTAMRSKDPNSQVGACIVSSENKILSLGYNGMPIGCSDDEMPWEREGAPLDTKYMYVCHAELNAILNSAHNNLKGARVYVTLFPCNECTKAIIQSGIAEVVYYGDKYHDSDSSVAARFMFKKAGVKLTAYQSTGRKAELEL, from the coding sequence ATGAAACGCACGGATTACATCAACTGGGATGAATATTTCATGGGCATTGCGCTGCTCACGGCCATGCGCTCCAAGGACCCCAACAGTCAGGTGGGCGCGTGCATCGTCAGCTCGGAAAACAAAATTCTGTCCTTGGGCTACAACGGTATGCCCATTGGCTGCAGCGACGACGAGATGCCCTGGGAGCGGGAGGGCGCACCGCTGGACACCAAGTATATGTACGTGTGCCACGCCGAGCTGAACGCCATCCTCAACAGCGCCCACAATAACCTGAAAGGTGCGCGGGTGTACGTGACGCTGTTCCCCTGCAACGAGTGCACCAAGGCCATCATCCAGTCGGGCATTGCCGAGGTGGTGTACTACGGCGACAAGTACCACGACAGCGATTCCAGCGTGGCGGCGCGGTTCATGTTCAAAAAGGCCGGCGTGAAGCTGACTGCCTATCAGTCCACCGGACGGAAGGCAGAGCTGGAGCTGTGA